A single Carnobacterium inhibens subsp. inhibens DSM 13024 DNA region contains:
- a CDS encoding TatD family hydrolase: MLFDTHTHVNAEEFDNEVPETVQRAIENDVTRMAVVGFDTETIEKSLALNKQYEEIYSIIGWHPTESYLYTEEIEEKLYHQLQLPKVVAMGEMGLDYHWDTSPKDVQKDVFHRQIQIAKELKLPISIHMRDSIEDTYELMKKEHVEDVGGIMHSFSGDILWMERFLDLGMHISVSGVITFKNAPEVREVAKAAPFDKLLIETDAPYLAPMPYRGKRNEPAYVKFVAEEVAKQRGMSYEEVAKQTMQNANRLFRLV, from the coding sequence ATGTTATTTGATACGCATACGCATGTGAATGCAGAGGAATTTGATAATGAAGTTCCAGAAACAGTACAACGTGCAATCGAAAACGACGTTACTAGAATGGCTGTTGTTGGTTTTGATACTGAAACGATTGAAAAATCGTTAGCTTTAAATAAACAATATGAAGAAATTTATAGCATTATTGGTTGGCACCCGACAGAAAGTTACTTATATACGGAAGAGATTGAAGAAAAGCTGTATCACCAATTGCAGTTGCCAAAAGTAGTGGCTATGGGAGAGATGGGACTAGATTACCATTGGGACACTTCTCCAAAAGATGTCCAAAAAGATGTATTTCATAGACAGATCCAAATCGCAAAAGAATTAAAGCTGCCCATCAGTATTCACATGAGAGACTCTATCGAGGATACTTATGAACTGATGAAAAAAGAACATGTTGAAGATGTTGGCGGAATTATGCACAGTTTTAGTGGAGATATATTATGGATGGAACGGTTCTTAGATTTAGGCATGCACATCTCTGTAAGTGGCGTCATTACCTTTAAAAATGCTCCTGAAGTAAGAGAAGTAGCTAAAGCCGCTCCTTTTGATAAACTATTGATTGAAACAGATGCTCCTTATTTAGCGCCAATGCCTTATAGAGGAAAGCGAAACGAACCAGCATACGTTAAATTTGTAGCAGAAGAAGTGGCGAAACAAAGAGGCATGAGTTACGAAGAAGTAGCTAAACAAACGATGCAAAATGCTAATCGCTTATTTAGGTTAGTCTAA
- the rnmV gene encoding ribonuclease M5, with translation MEKIKEIIVVEGRDDTRRIVESVEADTIETNGSAIDEETLLLIKKAHETRGVIVFTDPDFPGEKIRKIIAQAVPGVKHAFLTKDEARSKGKGSLGIEHASPEAIRAALAKCYTETIAKESLVSQELLMDAGLIMGPNARKRRTKLGERLNIGYTNGKQLQKRLQMFQISPEEVIKVMQQILEEEKHDKS, from the coding sequence ATGGAGAAAATAAAAGAAATTATTGTTGTTGAAGGACGAGACGATACGAGGCGTATAGTAGAATCCGTAGAAGCAGATACGATTGAAACGAATGGATCGGCTATCGATGAAGAAACCCTCTTATTGATAAAAAAAGCTCATGAAACAAGAGGTGTTATTGTGTTTACGGATCCTGATTTCCCGGGTGAAAAAATCCGCAAGATCATTGCTCAAGCTGTTCCAGGAGTGAAACATGCATTTTTAACAAAAGATGAAGCCAGATCAAAAGGAAAAGGTAGTTTAGGTATTGAGCATGCTTCACCAGAAGCAATACGAGCTGCATTGGCGAAATGCTATACAGAGACCATAGCTAAAGAATCATTAGTTTCACAAGAATTGTTAATGGATGCCGGATTGATCATGGGACCAAATGCACGAAAGAGACGAACAAAATTGGGAGAAAGACTCAATATTGGTTACACTAACGGAAAACAACTTCAAAAGAGATTGCAAATGTTTCAAATCTCTCCGGAAGAAGTTATAAAAGTGATGCAGCAAATTTTGGAGGAAGAAAAACATGACAAATCATAA
- the rsmA gene encoding 16S rRNA (adenine(1518)-N(6)/adenine(1519)-N(6))-dimethyltransferase RsmA: protein MTNHKDIATPSRTKEIMEKYGFSVKKSLGQNFIVDPNILSNIVAASDIDKNTNVIEVGPGIGALTEHLARVSKEVIAFEIDDRLLPVLKDTLSPYDNISIVHSDVLKVNLQQTLPELIDLDEPLVVVANLPYYITTPIIMHFLETPVRIDGLTIMMQKEVAERITAAPGSKAYGSLSIAIQYYMEAEVAFIVPKTVFIPQPNVDSAIIKLTRRATPSVTVKNEKSFFTLVRSAFVQRRKTLWNNLLIRYGKEDEIREKLTQALETANIDPKRRGETLSLEEFARLSDAIDEIVLEKD from the coding sequence ATGACAAATCATAAAGATATAGCAACGCCGTCAAGAACAAAAGAAATAATGGAAAAATATGGTTTTTCAGTAAAGAAAAGTTTAGGTCAGAACTTTATTGTGGATCCTAATATTTTAAGCAATATAGTAGCGGCTTCTGATATCGATAAAAATACGAATGTCATTGAAGTTGGTCCCGGGATAGGAGCTTTAACCGAACACCTTGCAAGAGTAAGTAAGGAAGTCATTGCTTTTGAAATAGACGACCGTTTATTGCCGGTGTTAAAAGACACTCTAAGTCCTTATGATAATATTTCTATTGTTCATAGTGATGTATTGAAAGTCAATTTACAACAAACGTTACCAGAATTGATCGATTTAGATGAACCTTTAGTTGTTGTAGCTAATTTGCCTTACTATATTACAACGCCTATTATTATGCATTTCTTAGAAACCCCTGTTCGAATCGATGGGTTAACGATTATGATGCAAAAGGAAGTAGCTGAACGGATAACAGCTGCTCCTGGAAGCAAAGCATACGGATCATTATCTATTGCTATTCAATATTACATGGAAGCAGAAGTTGCTTTTATTGTCCCTAAGACAGTCTTTATACCGCAGCCAAATGTTGATTCTGCTATTATCAAATTAACAAGAAGAGCGACACCAAGTGTAACGGTCAAGAATGAAAAGTCCTTTTTTACATTAGTTCGTTCGGCTTTTGTGCAAAGACGTAAAACGCTTTGGAACAATTTGTTGATTAGATATGGTAAAGAAGATGAAATCAGAGAAAAATTAACACAAGCATTAGAAACAGCGAATATTGATCCAAAACGTCGTGGGGAAACATTAAGCTTGGAAGAATTTGCTCGTTTGTCGGATGCTATTGATGAAATTGTATTAGAAAAAGATTAA
- a CDS encoding Veg family protein, with translation MPSTLADIKESLDDHLGKKIMLTAQAGRKKKTERKGILADTYHSVFVVELDQDENAFERVSYSYTDVLTQSVEIEFIEEENWQFA, from the coding sequence ATGCCAAGTACATTAGCAGACATTAAAGAAAGCTTAGATGATCATTTAGGTAAAAAGATTATGTTGACCGCGCAAGCTGGTCGTAAGAAAAAAACCGAACGCAAAGGTATTTTAGCAGACACATATCATTCCGTGTTTGTGGTTGAGCTAGACCAAGATGAAAATGCATTTGAACGTGTCTCATATAGTTACACAGATGTTTTAACTCAATCTGTAGAAATTGAATTTATTGAAGAAGAAAATTGGCAATTCGCATAA
- a CDS encoding VOC family protein: MGTIHHIELNVSNLKKSVAFWGWFLEDLGYQAFQTWDEGRSWKRDETYIVFVQTKEKFLSEGYHRGHTGLNHLAFQASSKEQVDSLTKKLQEKGIEILYKKRHPFAGGEQHYAVFFEDPDRIKVELVAPFT; encoded by the coding sequence ATGGGAACTATTCATCACATAGAATTAAATGTTTCAAATTTAAAAAAATCAGTAGCATTTTGGGGCTGGTTTTTAGAGGACTTAGGGTATCAAGCTTTTCAAACTTGGGATGAAGGAAGAAGCTGGAAAAGAGATGAAACTTATATTGTGTTTGTCCAAACGAAAGAGAAATTTCTTTCTGAAGGTTACCATAGAGGACATACAGGGTTGAATCACTTAGCGTTTCAAGCAAGTTCTAAAGAGCAAGTAGACAGCTTAACAAAAAAACTACAAGAAAAAGGTATTGAAATTCTTTATAAAAAACGTCATCCGTTTGCCGGCGGAGAGCAGCATTATGCCGTTTTTTTTGAAGATCCCGACAGAATCAAAGTTGAATTAGTAGCTCCTTTTACATAA
- the ispE gene encoding 4-(cytidine 5'-diphospho)-2-C-methyl-D-erythritol kinase has protein sequence MEVIEKAPAKINLCLDVLHKRDDGYHEMEMVMTSVDLADRIVLKTIEENQIVIHSNNGFLPLDQRNHAYKAAKLFKDTYHIEKGVDITIEKNIPIAAGLAGGSSDAAATLRGLNRLWQLNLSNDELALIGEKIGSDVPYCIYGGTAYATGRGEKIQQIDAIPQCWVVLVKPKKGISTWTVFENLSFEQITHPETENMLTAIQENDYSQMVENTGNALEPISAVKQPDIKRIKRKMLQFGADAALMSGSGPTIYALCKKYSKAQRVYNGLKGFCNEVYLVRTLK, from the coding sequence ATGGAGGTAATAGAAAAGGCTCCCGCTAAAATTAATTTGTGTTTAGATGTTTTGCATAAAAGAGATGATGGTTACCATGAAATGGAGATGGTAATGACTTCAGTTGATTTGGCAGATCGCATAGTGTTAAAAACAATTGAAGAAAATCAGATCGTTATTCATTCAAATAATGGTTTTTTACCATTAGATCAACGAAATCATGCCTATAAAGCTGCAAAACTTTTTAAAGATACGTATCATATTGAAAAAGGCGTGGATATTACGATTGAAAAGAATATTCCTATTGCTGCTGGTTTAGCTGGCGGTAGCAGTGATGCGGCTGCTACTTTGAGAGGGCTCAATCGATTATGGCAGTTAAATTTAAGTAATGATGAATTAGCCTTAATTGGAGAAAAAATAGGTTCAGATGTTCCTTACTGTATTTATGGCGGAACGGCCTATGCAACAGGTAGAGGAGAGAAAATTCAACAAATTGATGCGATTCCCCAATGCTGGGTAGTACTTGTTAAGCCTAAAAAAGGTATTTCTACTTGGACCGTTTTCGAGAATCTTTCATTTGAGCAAATTACTCATCCAGAAACAGAAAATATGCTGACAGCTATTCAAGAAAATGATTATAGTCAAATGGTAGAGAATACTGGTAATGCTTTGGAGCCTATTTCTGCTGTAAAACAACCGGATATCAAACGAATTAAAAGAAAGATGCTCCAATTTGGTGCAGATGCTGCTTTGATGAGTGGAAGTGGACCAACTATTTATGCTTTATGTAAGAAATATTCTAAGGCACAGCGCGTATATAATGGATTAAAAGGATTTTGTAATGAAGTTTACTTGGTACGAACGTTAAAGTAG
- a CDS encoding metal ABC transporter substrate-binding protein, which yields MTNRTKRLSLVSLLTILVLITIGCSDQKSSQSDSDKLQVVTTFYPMYDFTKNVAGDKADVTLLLEAGTDTHGYEPSAKEVAAISDADVFVYNSEEMEIWVTSVLESINTENTVIVNASEGISLLESEGEHDEHESDDHQHDVDPHIWLDPVLAQEEVNNIKDGLIAADSENEEAYQTNATEYNGKLEALNQEFEQAFKDTAKRVFVTQHAAFAYLADRYELEQVSIAGISTEEEPSPAKLAELQDYIKENDIKYIYYAETSSNKIAETLANESGVELEILNPIEGITEENQEKGLDYIQSMKDNLAALKKSIY from the coding sequence TTGACGAACAGAACTAAGAGATTAAGTTTGGTTTCATTGTTGACAATACTAGTATTGATAACAATAGGATGTAGCGATCAAAAGAGTAGTCAATCAGACTCAGATAAATTACAAGTGGTAACAACTTTCTATCCTATGTATGATTTCACTAAAAATGTTGCTGGAGATAAAGCAGATGTGACATTATTATTAGAAGCAGGAACGGATACGCATGGTTATGAACCAAGTGCAAAAGAAGTTGCAGCTATTTCGGATGCAGATGTATTTGTTTATAACAGTGAGGAAATGGAAATATGGGTCACAAGTGTCTTAGAAAGTATAAATACTGAAAATACAGTTATCGTCAATGCCAGTGAAGGCATTTCTTTATTGGAATCTGAAGGAGAACATGACGAACATGAGTCAGACGACCATCAACATGATGTGGATCCACATATCTGGTTAGATCCAGTTCTTGCTCAAGAAGAAGTCAATAATATTAAAGATGGTTTGATTGCTGCAGATTCAGAAAACGAAGAAGCGTATCAAACGAATGCAACAGAGTACAATGGAAAATTAGAGGCGTTAAATCAAGAGTTTGAACAAGCCTTTAAAGATACTGCGAAACGAGTTTTTGTGACGCAACATGCGGCGTTTGCTTATTTAGCAGACAGATATGAATTAGAACAAGTCTCAATTGCTGGGATTTCAACTGAAGAAGAACCTAGTCCAGCTAAACTTGCTGAATTACAAGATTATATAAAAGAAAATGACATTAAGTACATCTATTATGCCGAAACCTCTTCTAATAAAATTGCCGAAACGCTTGCTAATGAGTCCGGCGTAGAGTTGGAAATTTTGAACCCGATAGAAGGGATCACAGAAGAAAACCAAGAAAAAGGACTAGATTATATCCAATCTATGAAAGATAATCTAGCTGCTCTAAAAAAAAGTATTTATTAA
- a CDS encoding metal ABC transporter ATP-binding protein, with amino-acid sequence MHYIEVKDLSFYYDEEPVLENISFTVDPGEFVMMTGENGAAKSTLLRNVLGLLKPTKGMVNLSAVNRRNEPLSIGYIPQQVASFNTGFPSTVLELVRSGRFQRGKWFKRLDAEDHEHVERALKSVGMWDLRHKKIGELSGGQKQRISLARIFATDPDLFVLDEPTTGMDLESRTDFYELLKHNSEFHGKGILMVTHDHDDIKNYADRHIQLIRKEDSPWRCFSMDSCSEHSKLHS; translated from the coding sequence ATGCATTACATTGAAGTGAAAGATTTATCTTTTTATTATGATGAAGAACCTGTGTTAGAAAATATTTCCTTTACAGTCGATCCTGGAGAATTTGTTATGATGACTGGCGAGAATGGGGCTGCAAAATCAACTTTGTTACGCAATGTTCTAGGTTTACTTAAACCAACTAAAGGAATGGTCAATCTATCAGCTGTAAACAGAAGAAATGAACCATTATCTATCGGGTATATCCCGCAACAAGTGGCGTCTTTTAATACTGGTTTCCCTAGCACAGTATTGGAGTTGGTTCGATCTGGTCGTTTCCAAAGAGGGAAATGGTTTAAACGATTAGATGCTGAAGACCATGAACATGTTGAACGTGCGTTAAAATCAGTAGGTATGTGGGATTTGCGTCATAAAAAAATCGGTGAGCTTTCTGGTGGACAGAAACAACGGATTTCACTAGCTCGTATTTTTGCTACAGACCCAGATTTATTTGTTTTAGATGAACCTACTACTGGTATGGATCTAGAGTCCAGAACCGATTTTTATGAATTACTCAAACACAATAGTGAATTTCATGGCAAAGGTATCTTGATGGTAACGCATGATCATGATGACATTAAAAACTATGCAGATAGACATATTCAGCTCATTCGAAAGGAGGATTCCCCATGGAGATGTTTTTCTATGGATTCATGCAGCGAGCATTCCAAGCTGCATTCTTAA
- a CDS encoding metal ABC transporter permease, whose translation MEMFFYGFMQRAFQAAFLIAIIAPILGLFLVLRRQSLMADTLSHISLAGIALGLFLNVNPTFMTLIVVVIAAVIIEYLRTLYKSYSEISIAILMSAGMSIALVLMSLSSGGSTSTIQQYLFGSIVTISQQQIYLLAALFVIIVGLFLVFRRPMYVLTFDEDTAFTAGLPAQLMSILFNVITGVTIAVIMPIAGALLVSAIMILPAAIAMRISKSFYWVIFVGIIVGIIGMFTGLTVSYQWGTPPGATITLAFIAIFILTTVLTKIIQRKKYRKSRV comes from the coding sequence ATGGAGATGTTTTTCTATGGATTCATGCAGCGAGCATTCCAAGCTGCATTCTTAATTGCCATTATTGCGCCTATTCTCGGGTTATTTTTAGTTCTTAGAAGGCAATCATTGATGGCAGACACATTGTCACATATTTCTTTAGCGGGAATTGCATTAGGGTTGTTTTTAAATGTGAACCCAACCTTCATGACGTTGATTGTAGTAGTGATTGCTGCTGTGATCATTGAATATTTGCGAACGCTGTATAAATCTTATTCTGAGATTTCAATTGCTATTTTAATGTCTGCTGGAATGTCAATAGCACTGGTTCTTATGAGTTTAAGTAGTGGTGGTTCTACGTCTACGATTCAACAATACTTATTTGGTTCAATTGTTACGATCAGTCAACAACAAATTTACTTATTAGCAGCTTTGTTTGTGATTATTGTAGGATTGTTTTTAGTTTTTCGTAGACCAATGTATGTGCTGACATTTGATGAAGATACTGCTTTTACAGCTGGTTTGCCGGCACAATTAATGTCTATACTCTTTAATGTGATTACTGGAGTGACTATTGCAGTTATTATGCCAATTGCTGGAGCTTTGCTTGTATCGGCTATTATGATTTTGCCAGCAGCGATTGCTATGCGAATAAGTAAAAGCTTTTATTGGGTCATTTTTGTTGGAATTATTGTAGGAATTATAGGTATGTTTACAGGATTGACCGTTTCATATCAATGGGGTACTCCTCCAGGTGCAACAATCACCTTGGCATTTATTGCGATTTTTATTCTTACGACAGTATTAACAAAAATTATTCAACGAAAAAAATATCGAAAAAGTCGAGTTTAA